Part of the Candidatus Neomarinimicrobiota bacterium genome, TATTTCAGACCCGCTTTGTAATGGAATGAAGGCGAGCTTAACAGGAGTAGGTCGAATCGCATCCTTAACCTTAAATCCGAACGCTAATGGATTCATCGGATTATTGTTGGAATCTCTAATTTCGAAATGAAGATGAGGATATTTTGTGCCTGTTTTTCCGCTTACCCCTATCACCTCACCCTTTTTCACCGGAAATCTTCTTGATTTAAAATGCAAATCAACTCTATAATTCCCGGATTCTTTTTGCTTAATTCTGATTACTTCTTCTAATTCATCGCTGAATCCTTTCAAGTGAGCATATACGGCTGTATTTCCGTCGGAAAGTTTTTGATAAATCACTTTTCCATAACCAAATGGCGATACCTTTACTCTGCTGATATATCCGTCATTTACAGCAAATATTTTATATCCTTCCCTGTTCCATGTTTTTATGTCAATGCCTGAGTGGAAATGACCGGGGCGAAACTCGCTGAAAGTTGATGTGATTGCCCGGCTGGCATTTGTTGGCCATTGATATTTCTGCGCTTTTAGTTCTCCCGCTCCGGCGAGTAGGACAATAATAGATATGAGTTTTATAAGCATTCGACTGATAATGTAATCTCTCCCCCTTTTCGCAACAAATCATTTTTCGAAAGAATTTATTTTGTTGGGTTAAGGTTTTCCAACGGATTTAAAAGTAAAATTAATAACCCCGACTATCCACATTGCCGGGGTTAGTAATTCTATCTTTATCGTTTTCCTATATCGCTATCTCATCTTGCTATTCGTTATCCTTAATCTTTCTCATTTCACTGTTTATTTCATTGAGCTGGTACTATAGATCAATGTCTATCTCATCCTCCGGATGTCGGAAATTGTTATGAAATTCTTTCATATCAATATGAAAATCATCCATCTCAAAGAATAAAGAACTCTTGTTACCCTTATGCATCGGTCCGAAAAATCTAAATTCATCGGTTTCATAATCTTCCCTGTCACCAAGTTTTACTTTTTTCTTCGATTTCTTCTTATTTCTCACATATTCTATTTCTACTTTTTCGTCGGGGTCATAACGGGATATTGCTTTCCGCAATTCCCTTGAGTCTTCAACTATCCTCTTTCCTACCTTAGTTATGACATCACCACTTTTAAAACCCGCTTTCTCCGCAGGACTATCTTCCATGACGTTAACCACCAAAACACCTTCGTCTTCCTCAATCTTAAAATATTCCCTCAATCCTTCCGTCAGGTCGTACATATCTATGCCTAAGTATCCTCCCTCGTCACTCCGGGTGAAAAAACTAAACCCGTGAGTTCTACCACTCCTATTCCGGGAAAATCTTCTTTCTCTACCAACTAAAACCTTGAAGTTTTTAATCTTTCCGTCACGGTTCACCCTGATATCTACTTCTTCTTCAGGTGGTGTCCTTCGGACAAAATCCTGTAGTTGATCCGCGTAATTTACCGTTTTCCCCTCATACTTTAGTATTACATCTCCCCTTTTAATTCCGGAATCATCCGCAGGACTATCTTTTGAAACACGAGTTACAAGAACCCCTTCTGATACATTCAGGTTCCAATCATCCTGGACATCCTCGTTTACAGTCTCTATCCGCACACCCAGCCAACCACCTTTTTTCCCCGCTTCTGTTCTTCCGGCAGATACGCTGATTACGGTAAGAGTAGCCAGACTTAAAACAGCCAATTTCTTTATCATCATAATCCCAG contains:
- a CDS encoding PDZ domain-containing protein — protein: MMIKKLAVLSLATLTVISVSAGRTEAGKKGGWLGVRIETVNEDVQDDWNLNVSEGVLVTRVSKDSPADDSGIKRGDVILKYEGKTVNYADQLQDFVRRTPPEEEVDIRVNRDGKIKNFKVLVGRERRFSRNRSGRTHGFSFFTRSDEGGYLGIDMYDLTEGLREYFKIEEDEGVLVVNVMEDSPAEKAGFKSGDVITKVGKRIVEDSRELRKAISRYDPDEKVEIEYVRNKKKSKKKVKLGDREDYETDEFRFFGPMHKGNKSSLFFEMDDFHIDMKEFHNNFRHPEDEIDIDL